One genomic segment of Mytilus galloprovincialis chromosome 5, xbMytGall1.hap1.1, whole genome shotgun sequence includes these proteins:
- the LOC143076912 gene encoding uncharacterized protein LOC143076912 isoform X2 encodes MASKSPNKCCGICSRRRRSTEAVMYCTDCEDALCADCEDFHGSMKTFDTHHIIDINVFKGEPFIINKSCKVHTDMVLEYYCTDHDILCCRSCMASAHRSCEKLLPIEVSAKGVKSSTMYEEIAKDVTTLYSAINELQGTQRHGMANLKASKMAIKEDVKAKLQKLIQEIEAALMSEIDKLHTDLSNEANDNLDKISDQKQKIQNITEQFESVSKHGSESQIFMLIYNVKEELNCSANDFQELMSAQKDVSLSFEVFDSQAIMKSFGSVEIKETSLDINYKPFKLQQAQFLKHQRKLPTKFELDVKFKVAGSYLVGIGVTKDNRLFLCNWNGSTLFVMSDKGKQLARVQMDGKQWGIAMEEDKNTAWVTLPDQQSVQAVDLDTMKKGRLIKLPCTCYGITIIDDQIAVGGDGKIYILSKTGDVQKTLDVDLFAVYSISVGQKHQLYYAQADIGKSKLKYIGLDGTVTSVFTEDSHGVIGINSDGIGNAYFLECDDSNLKLFSFEDKSIKTLLTSAEGLNSPFDIAFSKDWSKLFISNHTAGEILVFLCNQK; translated from the coding sequence ATGGCGTCAAAATCTCCAAACAAGTGTTGTGGAATCTGTTCCAGACGAAGGAGATCCACCGAAGCTGTAATGTACTGTACAGACTGCGAGGACGCGCTGTGTGCAGACTGCGAAGATTTTCACGGAAGCATGAAAACATTTGATACCCATCATATAATAGATATAAACGTCTTTAAAGGTGAACCATTTATTATCAATAAATCCTGCAAAGTTCACACAGATATGGTTTTAGAATATTATTGCACCGATCATGATATATTGTGCTGTCGTTCATGTATGGCTAGCGCCCATCGCTCGTGTGAAAAGTTGCTACCAATTGAAGTGTCTGCAAAGGGAGTCAAAAGTTCAACCATGTATGAAGAAATTGCCAAAGATGTCACCACACTATATTCTGCAATAAACGAGCTTCAAGGTACTCAGAGACATGGCATGGCAAATCTTAAAGCTAGTAAAATGGCTATTAAGGAAGACGTAAAAGCAAAATTGCAAAAACTCATTCAGGAAATTGAAGCAGCTTTAATGTCTGAAATAGACAAACTCCACACAGACCTCTCAAACGAAGCTAACGACAACCTTGACAAGATATCTGATCAAaaacaaaagatacaaaatataacTGAACAGTTTGAATCTGTATCGAAACATGGATCTGAAAGTCAAATATTCATGTTGATATATAATGTCAAAGAAGAACTGAACTGCAGTGCGAATGATTTTCAAGAACTCATGTCAGCCCAGAAAGACGTTTCACTCTCGTTTGAAGTATTTGATTCACAGGCCATTATGAAATCATTTGGTTCAGTGGAAATTAAGGAGACGTCCCTTGATATCAATTACAAACCGTTTAAACTTCAACAAGCGCAATTCCTGAAACACCAGAGAAAGCTTCCAACAAAATTTGAGTTAGATGTTAAATTCAAAGTAGCTGGTTCATACCTTGTCGGTATAGGTGTGACTAAAGACAATAGATTATTCCTGTGTAATTGGAATGGTTCCACTTTATTTGTTATGTCTGACAAAGGTAAACAGCTGGCAAGAGTTCAAATGGACGGGAAACAGTGGGGGATAGCTATGGAAGAAGACAAGAATACAGCATGGGTCACACTACCAGATCAACAGTCTGTCCAGGCAGTAGATCTAGACACAATGAAGAAGGGCCGACTGATAAAATTACCATGCACTTGTTATGGTATTACTATTATTGACGATCAAATTGCTGTCGGTGGGGACGGCAAGATATACATTCTAAGCAAAACAGGTGACGTACAGAAAACACTTGATGTTGATCTATTTGCAGTTTACTCCATATCAGTTGGACAAAAACATCAACTTTACTATGCTCAGGCTGATATAGGGAAATCTAAATTGAAATACATTGGATTAGATGGAACAGTTACGTCTGTCTTTACTGAAGATAGTCATGGCGTGATTGGTATTAACAGCGATGGAATAGGAAATGCATATTTTCTTGAATGCGATGATTCAAATCTTAAGCTATTTTCATTTGAAGATAAATCTATCAAAACTTTATTGACATCAGCAGAGGGACTTAATAGTCCATTTGACATCGCTTTCAGTAAAGATTGGTCTAAACTTTTCATTTCAAATCACACTGCTGGTGAGATATTAGTATTTTTGTGTAATCAGAAATAA
- the LOC143076912 gene encoding uncharacterized protein LOC143076912 isoform X1, whose translation MVTHGYSTTTILIIKTKDMASKSPNKCCGICSRRRRSTEAVMYCTDCEDALCADCEDFHGSMKTFDTHHIIDINVFKGEPFIINKSCKVHTDMVLEYYCTDHDILCCRSCMASAHRSCEKLLPIEVSAKGVKSSTMYEEIAKDVTTLYSAINELQGTQRHGMANLKASKMAIKEDVKAKLQKLIQEIEAALMSEIDKLHTDLSNEANDNLDKISDQKQKIQNITEQFESVSKHGSESQIFMLIYNVKEELNCSANDFQELMSAQKDVSLSFEVFDSQAIMKSFGSVEIKETSLDINYKPFKLQQAQFLKHQRKLPTKFELDVKFKVAGSYLVGIGVTKDNRLFLCNWNGSTLFVMSDKGKQLARVQMDGKQWGIAMEEDKNTAWVTLPDQQSVQAVDLDTMKKGRLIKLPCTCYGITIIDDQIAVGGDGKIYILSKTGDVQKTLDVDLFAVYSISVGQKHQLYYAQADIGKSKLKYIGLDGTVTSVFTEDSHGVIGINSDGIGNAYFLECDDSNLKLFSFEDKSIKTLLTSAEGLNSPFDIAFSKDWSKLFISNHTAGEILVFLCNQK comes from the coding sequence GATATGGCGTCAAAATCTCCAAACAAGTGTTGTGGAATCTGTTCCAGACGAAGGAGATCCACCGAAGCTGTAATGTACTGTACAGACTGCGAGGACGCGCTGTGTGCAGACTGCGAAGATTTTCACGGAAGCATGAAAACATTTGATACCCATCATATAATAGATATAAACGTCTTTAAAGGTGAACCATTTATTATCAATAAATCCTGCAAAGTTCACACAGATATGGTTTTAGAATATTATTGCACCGATCATGATATATTGTGCTGTCGTTCATGTATGGCTAGCGCCCATCGCTCGTGTGAAAAGTTGCTACCAATTGAAGTGTCTGCAAAGGGAGTCAAAAGTTCAACCATGTATGAAGAAATTGCCAAAGATGTCACCACACTATATTCTGCAATAAACGAGCTTCAAGGTACTCAGAGACATGGCATGGCAAATCTTAAAGCTAGTAAAATGGCTATTAAGGAAGACGTAAAAGCAAAATTGCAAAAACTCATTCAGGAAATTGAAGCAGCTTTAATGTCTGAAATAGACAAACTCCACACAGACCTCTCAAACGAAGCTAACGACAACCTTGACAAGATATCTGATCAAaaacaaaagatacaaaatataacTGAACAGTTTGAATCTGTATCGAAACATGGATCTGAAAGTCAAATATTCATGTTGATATATAATGTCAAAGAAGAACTGAACTGCAGTGCGAATGATTTTCAAGAACTCATGTCAGCCCAGAAAGACGTTTCACTCTCGTTTGAAGTATTTGATTCACAGGCCATTATGAAATCATTTGGTTCAGTGGAAATTAAGGAGACGTCCCTTGATATCAATTACAAACCGTTTAAACTTCAACAAGCGCAATTCCTGAAACACCAGAGAAAGCTTCCAACAAAATTTGAGTTAGATGTTAAATTCAAAGTAGCTGGTTCATACCTTGTCGGTATAGGTGTGACTAAAGACAATAGATTATTCCTGTGTAATTGGAATGGTTCCACTTTATTTGTTATGTCTGACAAAGGTAAACAGCTGGCAAGAGTTCAAATGGACGGGAAACAGTGGGGGATAGCTATGGAAGAAGACAAGAATACAGCATGGGTCACACTACCAGATCAACAGTCTGTCCAGGCAGTAGATCTAGACACAATGAAGAAGGGCCGACTGATAAAATTACCATGCACTTGTTATGGTATTACTATTATTGACGATCAAATTGCTGTCGGTGGGGACGGCAAGATATACATTCTAAGCAAAACAGGTGACGTACAGAAAACACTTGATGTTGATCTATTTGCAGTTTACTCCATATCAGTTGGACAAAAACATCAACTTTACTATGCTCAGGCTGATATAGGGAAATCTAAATTGAAATACATTGGATTAGATGGAACAGTTACGTCTGTCTTTACTGAAGATAGTCATGGCGTGATTGGTATTAACAGCGATGGAATAGGAAATGCATATTTTCTTGAATGCGATGATTCAAATCTTAAGCTATTTTCATTTGAAGATAAATCTATCAAAACTTTATTGACATCAGCAGAGGGACTTAATAGTCCATTTGACATCGCTTTCAGTAAAGATTGGTCTAAACTTTTCATTTCAAATCACACTGCTGGTGAGATATTAGTATTTTTGTGTAATCAGAAATAA